A window of Ictalurus furcatus strain D&B chromosome 4, Billie_1.0, whole genome shotgun sequence genomic DNA:
ggaggggaggggaggagatGAGATGGGCATgatgagatggagagagatgagatggagagagatgagaTGGAGAAGAGATGAGATGGAGAAGAGATGAGATGTTGGATGATGAGATGGGGAGGTGCTGAGTGATGAGATGGGGAGGTGATGAGTGATGAGATGGGGAGGTGATGAGTGATGAGATGGGGAGGTGATGAGATGGGGAGGTGATGAGATGGGGAGGTGATGAGATGGGGAGGTGATGAGTGATGAGATGGGGAGGTGATGAGTGATGAGATGGGGAGGTGATGAGATGGGGAGGTGATGAGTGATGAGATGGGGAGGTGATGAGATGGGGAGGTGATGAGTGATGAGATGGGGAGGTGATGAGATGGGGAGGTGATGAGTGATGAGATGGGGAGGTGATGAGATGGGGAGGTGATGAGATGGGGAGGTGATGAGATGGGGAGGTGATGAGTGATGAGATGGGGAGGTGATGAGATGGGGAGGTGATGAGTGATGAGATGGGGAGGTGATGAGATGGGGAGGTGATGAGATGGGGAGGTGATGAGATGGGGAGGTGATGAGttggagagagatggaaaggagaggagattgagagaagatggagagagatggaaaggagaggagatggagaaaagatggagagagattaTGCTGAATTGCAGTATAATATGGGTAATGATGTTTGATCAGGGCAGACGGCGATGTTTTAAGTAACGGTACTCACATGCTTGGATCTCTGCACTTCCACTTATTGTCAGAATGATCGTAGATGGAAAGAGCCGGTGCAGAGCATCCCATAGTGAACTTGCTGCTGTCCACCTGAGAGAGTAAACACAGTGGGATCAGCGTCAGTGACTCACACTTTACTCACATCTATATTAAACCTAAAGGAACACTCCAACGTTTTTCATCCACATCCATCATAAGTACGATTCTCAAATTCTCCATTTGTGTTACACGCTGTATAATCACACATTAGTAGAGATCGACCGACAATTGCTTTTACTGATATTTTCCCCGATATTTAAGCGTTTTTCCATAACCGGATATCGGtttttgtaatatcggatccacTGATGAAAGCAACATCaatatcggtcgacctctacacattacacactttaACTGCCAACAATGTAGCATAATAGAACGTATAATAGCTGTTGTTGCGAGTTTGAGTAAACACGCCGTCTGGTCGTTTTTCAGGAGGCTGAAGTTCCAGTCGGGGTAATCACACGTACACTACAGACACAGTAACAGTGGAGGATCCATGATAAATTCATTATCTAGTACAGTGTTCCGTCCAATCCCGTGTGGAAACCTAACTGACAGGTTAAAAAGTGGCAAAAAATAACGTAGGGCGAGCTCGTTTACTATCTAATACCGATTAATTAGACtctgagaggagaggagatttTGGAGGAGATGAGATTTTGGAGGAGATGAGATAAGATTAGGAGATGAGAAGAAGAGGAGACGAGAGTAGAGGAGACGAGAGTAGATTAGATGAGGAGGAGAGGGTATTTGATGAGATGAGAGGGGATGAGGAGGAGATCTGATGAGCTGAGAGGAAATGGGGAGATTTGATGAGAGGGGATGAGgatgagatgagaggagatgagaggagatgagaggagatgagaggagatgaggaggagatgaggaggaggggatgagaggagatgagaggagatgagaggagatgagaggagatgaggaggaggggatgagatgagaggagatgagaggagatgagaggagatgaggaggaggggatgagatgagaggagatgagaggagaggagatgagaggagaggagatgaggaggaggggatgagatgagaggagatgaggaggagatgaggaggagatgagatgagaggagatgagaggagatgaggaggaggggatgagatgagaggagatgagaggagatgaggaggaggggatgagatgagaggagatgaggaggagatgaggaggagatgaggaggaggggatgagatgagaggagatgaggaggagatgaagaggagaggagatgatgAGATTTAGAGGAGATGAGGAGGAGATGAggaggagatgagatgagaggagatgatgaggagatgagatgagatttaGAGGAGATGAGATTTAGAGGTGATTTAGAGGCGATTTAGAGGCGATTAGataagatgagatgagataagatgagatgagatgagatgctCTTTCCtcatgagatgagatgagaggcTCTTTCCTCACACTGCACTGAAAACAGATGATTTGGGTCTGGCCAACGTCTTCGTTTTCTCTCGATATTTATTACTGCTCATTCATCACTGCTCTTTATATACGCAGAAACGGTTCATCTCTGAAGGCATCTCTGACACACTGCTGCGTACGAGAGCCGAAAAGATGTGCAGTATCTACATACCTAaccaaaacagattttttttctttatctgggTTTTGGATCTATTTGTCAATCAactgagaattaaaaaaaaatccccgaGTAAGCGAGTACACAAGAATTATGTTGAGAAAACGCTGGAGTTTCCCTGTAACAGATTTAAAACCACTCACGATGATCATGGCTGCTTCGCTGAAGTTTTCTAAAATCCTCGTAGCGACCTTTTCAGCAAAATGACTAGGCctgaggaggagaaagaaaagttaataagacacgtGGCTGTCGCAGCACGGCCGGGAATTTCACAAAAACAGCTTACGTTTACATTTCTACAATTtggaaagacattttttttattaaaagtccccatgaaatcaaaatggaagctTTCTGGCTTTTAGTACGAATGTCgcagccttaaggttatctataagctagtgcgctcgAAAActatgacaaaattcacattttgaAGATATACGCGTTGAAAAtgtactctctttctctctctctcccaacgATACAgctcaacaattttgatgacatcattctgcacttcagcttctcatcagatttccTGTCCAGTCAcgtgctctctagaatctgaagtgtcccgcccccggAATGATAAAAATCCACAGTACTAAAGGTCAAGAACGTCtcagcccgggctgtgaggtaagataaacgctattggctaatCAAatagggggaggagccactcgatatgccTTCGATCTAGAACATGACACGCTGCTTAGAGTTTAGAGATTGTAACCGTATAATATTGAGATAAATTGTCACAAGACGCTTCGAGATAACTTAAACACCGTGATCTTTTTTTGCAAgttttattgtaaaaatattttttgttagaAGTAAAAACATCAATTATTAAATTGTTCACAAACCTATATAATATCGTGATACAATGCCTTTCGAGAATTGCGATATGATACTTTTGTCACATACATACAGCATCACACTGGTGTGTCCTCACACTCCAACTTTAGTCCGAGTACCTACGGTAAGTTTATAAAAAACTTATTATTACCTCGCATCCTTTATGCGTTCGTTGGCTTGATAGTAAGCGGCAATGACgtatttgttttctttacacCACGTATCgatctgagggggaaaaaatagacaaacaaatatacaaacCGAATTGAAAtttcaaacaaagaaagaaaacgagagGATGACGAGAACGACACCGTTCCTGAGAGCTCGTCTCGTAAAAAAATACCGGTACGAGAccacccaaacctcaaatattaatttcgGTATAACgtaacaaataattaactgcacttgaatctttcataacattaaaaattaaacacccaaaACCTTATACGGTACGATAACGAAGACGACCCGTACGTtcatacgtgaaattctggagggaacgtcggacgacGTGGCGTCAGGACGTAACGACGTGTGCCGTTTATCGCTCTACGTTCTATACGACGTGTAAAACGGGGACACGAAAGGAAtgttctaaaagcgactcatgtaaacaatttaatcagaatattatacgtcttattcagaataaagtcaataattagattaccgctgtccgtgtaaacgtaatCGTAAATGCACTCCCGATAAAGCGACTAAactaggaatactccacacgtcttaattcgatttgtgtttacactCGAGCACGACTTGATCCGGATTAAGTTaatcagaaatcgctgtttacatggtagtttcttaatcgggttaatactgttgtccatgtaaacgtactgatcgTGTGTATGGTTTGTGGTAGTTGCACACTGCAAAGGGTTGCTGcttgcaaaagtttgcacacccatTTAGCAcagcattgttattattattattatttacatacagtatgtaaagcAGTTGAGAAGCAGGCTTTGGTTTCAAAGGAGAGATACTTACCAGAGACAGGGCCACTTCCAGCATGGGTGCCAGAGATAAAGAGCCGTGAAAAAGAGGCACACAGTCCACACACAGGACCGAGACCCCGTGgccctctttcttcttctccttctgctTCTCAGCCACCAGCAGCCCGTTCACGGCGCAGTGAGGATACTTAGCCGCGTGTAGTAACATCTTACAGTACGCCTGAGTGGTTAGTTTTAtaggcattttatttatttttttaaacctcaaaCGTTTGGCATATATAGTAAACTGGAGTGTGTGAGCTGTGAGCTCTAATGACCGAGCTAATACTCACGAGTCTTTCTTACAAAACGCACAAGTTCGCCTATTAGCTCGCTAGCTAACTTAATTTTCCTTATCTTCCCAAATTCATACCTACTCCCGGTCTCTATTCTACGATTCTGCAAAGTGCTCCCTAAATATATCAAtcaaaaaataatttctttcaatgtctttgtgtgtataaaataacaaaaacctgCCTGTCGAATCATAAGCTGATTCAAACGGTTGCTTGGatgagttctttttttttttctttttttttttttttttaactcacccATATTCAACACATTACTCCATTTTCACTTTGATTGGATAAGAGTTTGTATTCGCAAATAACCGACCAATGAGATACTATTTAGTCTTAAAGACCAGCCAATCACAGTACAGGAGGCGGGATTTCTACAAATATGGGTAGGGAATGTAACGCGTTGTCTGCAAGTGCTGCCTGGACACCGGTACCGTAAATTGTTAGGTGTTTTGCGGCAGGACAACGACAGACGTTTCGGCTCAACGGTTTGTCCTACGTTGCCCTTTAACACCGATCAAAGGTCAGTTTTGCGCTGAGTAGGAATGTCGAAAAgatttgaaaataataaattatgtttaaacGAATAGGATGAACTATGCAAACGTTTCAATTCAAACACAGccgctttaataaaaaaaagatataatatCTAAATTTGCAATATTCACGGCTTGTAATTGTGTagttatatatcttatatatgtagttatatatattgttttttatatatataaaagtataggAAACATGGgcgaaaattaaacaaataaggaaa
This region includes:
- the emc8 gene encoding ER membrane protein complex subunit 8, with translation MPIKLTTQAYCKMLLHAAKYPHCAVNGLLVAEKQKEKKKEGHGVSVLCVDCVPLFHGSLSLAPMLEVALSLIDTWCKENKYVIAAYYQANERIKDARPSHFAEKVATRILENFSEAAMIIVDSSKFTMGCSAPALSIYDHSDNKWKCRDPSIDPFEDWTEAQKITSALLESRSYENLIDFDNHLDDLRNDWTNPEINKSVLHLC